Proteins encoded by one window of Megachile rotundata isolate GNS110a chromosome 10, iyMegRotu1, whole genome shotgun sequence:
- the LOC105663017 gene encoding uncharacterized protein LOC105663017, giving the protein MKNLIISMVTLTLFSITYPSEAIDSDRKARISKAESKVFGKKPSSGLISFNSEEEKLHIDWSVTIPFISIPLQHRSEHGEIPSLLNVNTKPLGIVGLITALLSVITPLFSKTHPQHHYRSDDSTQWLQMGNVINEMIFNNDYVIPCVQQIVCSVVSFAKHTEHPTNTDKIIDGFSSYKWFKDFTNGTIVEEAIAVGQKGNLDCAQVYKDCLLSPKLLKIMMNELGIV; this is encoded by the exons atgaaaaatttaataatatctaTGGTTACTCTCACGCTATTTTCCATAACATATCCCTCCGAAGCAATAGATTCTGACAGAAAGGCAAGGATTTCTAAAGCGGAGAGTAAAGTATTTGGAAAAAAGCCAAGCAGTGGATTGATTTCTTTCAACTCGGAAGAAGAGAAGCTTCAT ATTGACTGGTCCGTAACGATTCCCTTTATTTCGATACCTCTTCAACACAGAAGCGAGCATGGAGAAATTCCATCTCTACTTAACGTTAACACAAAGCCCCTAGGAATAGTCGGACTGATCACTGCGCTGCTTAGCGTGATCACGCCACTATTTTCCAAAACGCATCCACAACACCACTATC GTTCCGATGACAGTACTCAGTGGTTACAAATGGGTAACGTCATCAACGAGATGATTTTCAATAACGACTACGTGATACCTTGTGTGCAACAAATTGTTTGCTCCGTTGTTTCGTTCGCGAAGCATACAGAACATCCAACCAATACAGACAAGATAATCGACGGTTTCTCaag TTACAAATGGTTCAAAGATTTCACAAACGGCACAATCGTCGAGGAAGCTATAGCTGTGGGTCAAAAAGGAAACCTCGATTGCGCACAGGTTTACAAGGACTGTTTGCTAAGTCCGAAACTTCTGAAGATTATGATGAACGAGCTTGGTATAGTCTGA
- the LOC105663015 gene encoding uncharacterized protein LOC105663015: MFDLRGIVLILVSSIVAAKGNPKFDDGGFVPSSMVYLEKNAKSRDQIAMPSQVELRSETSTKRGDTESNDIAERSQDARFGFTNLGTTGSGYGVSSYAPTKIDLGGLLLGAIIGIGSILIIPKLLYVLSGTYGHYARSEESGFTQIMTKLDDVLARHGIDTTSCMQRAVCTYSQQAAASIREGSKSNDEKVSSFDRMIETITTNQIFRTAMEGTAIQEAIEAGRNGRTCSRIYSHCGFSMETMLSLLSNVIATVSTVNADVTSPTGTGTL, translated from the exons ATGTTTGATCTTCGAGGGATCGTCTTGATCCTCGTTTCGTCGATAGTCGCCGCTAAGGGTAATCCAAAGTTCGACGATGGAGG GTTTGTGCCGAGTTCAATGGTCTATTTGGAGAAGAACGCAAAGTCTCGGGATCAAATAGCCATGCCTTCTCAAGTGGAATTACGAAGCGAAACGTCGACGAAACGGGGTGACACGGAATCCAACGACATCGCGGAACGCAGTCAGGATGCTCGATTTGGTTTCACAAATCTTGGTACCACGGGAAGC GGCTACGGAGTATCGTCTTACGCGCCAACCAAAATAGATTTGGGAGGACTATTGTTGGGCGCCATCATTGGGATAGGTTCCATCCTCATTATTCCTAAATTGCTGTACGTTTTGTCTGGAACTTATGGTCATTATGCGAGAA GTGAAGAAAGCGGCTTCACTCAAATCATGACGAAACTGGACGACGTATTAGCACGTCACGGGATCGATACGACGTCCTGCATGCAACGAGCAGTGTGCACGTATTCGCAGCAGGCGGCAGCATCCATAAGAGAAGGAAGCAAATCAAACGACGAGAAGGTGTCATCTTTTGATCGCATGATTGAAACCATCACTACGAATCAGATCTTCCGGACTGCAATGGAAGGCACTGCGATACAGGAAGCTATAGAAGCGGGGAGAAACGGTCGAACTTGTTCGCGTATTTATTCCCATTGCGGGTTTTCTATGGAGACTATGTTATCTTTGTTATCAAACGTGATTGCTACGGTCTCCACGGTTAACGCTGATGTTACGAGTCCCACTGGAACTGGAACGTTGTAA
- the LOC143263909 gene encoding transmembrane protein 8B: MRDSVLVFSLAWILFATQLGLCGKLERVAQQQNNVLDDYYAYRHISIVHFYIPDYTVTAAFKFIAKEEKTGGIGNCASRNVSLFLKSGSLPFVTPDGSKITAKLMKRRRRYYSLDMESNGDEYRITIEAPSPGDWYAIAFRTWSDPDNGKITQQGLGASCDTVLNAELLLESASLVSPMDPKSEYKVHMNESVDSAVMQLFIPDEFVDSTLSLKSSCGDECQIAVHVTADDHLVGTIVNSTNATMFFKPYSDAFHFVTLRLLSGESSDVFLQLIDDSPSDSSQVKSVDLMRKSLPDFFLFDYEHLRENATKPSAFNLTSDTLSVLSFEIGRIYDVGGTLTLGIKLVDEKEKRNVVVAACISLGYYSNITAGGGCARMENITAADIYVNSTGPAALHVPFPEPGIWHVSLKAFCLEESCHCIETCMNETLCEYCDCMTPCDARVESLISSSPCIEGRCNSRGKCMHYMSGGFVFAACHCSGAYRGFDCADDTYVLSNSDIIVRVALLTFSNLAFIGSVYVAIRREYFTEAIVYAAVMFFSTFYHACEAGEDVYSVCIMRLSVLQFCDFFNALLSIWVTLVAMASFGPKLTAFCQITGAVVLAMSAEMDRTALWVFLLPAISGSALIGLSWGLRCKRRGTVRYPLRPYRNIYFPAGLLLVSLGLVCYAFLQTRKNYYIIHSLWHVCVAIGVILLLPKRQYMK; the protein is encoded by the exons ATGCGAGACAGCGTACTAGTCTTTTCACTAGCATGGATTCTTTTTGCCACTCAACTAGGATTATGCGGCAAACTCGAACGGGTTGCTCAACAACAGAACAACGTGCTGGACGATTACTATGCCTACCGCCACATCTCTATCGTACACTTCTACATACCGGACTACACTGTCACGGCTGCGTTCAA GTTCATcgcaaaagaagaaaaaacagGAGGAATAGGTAACTGTGCATCGCGCAATGTCTCTCTATTTCTGAAGTCCGGTAGTTTACCGTTCGTGACGCCCGATGGGTCAAAGATAACGGCAAAGCTGATGAAAAGAAGACGCCGATACTACTCCCTCGATATGGAAAGCAATGGCGACGAATATAGGATTACAATCGAAGCACCTTCGCCAGGTGACTGGTACGCCATCGCTTTTCGAACTTGGAGCGATCCTGACAACGGGAAAATCACTCAGCAAG GTCTTGGCGCATCCTGCGACACGGTACTAAATGCAGAGCTGCTCTTGGAGTCCGCCTCGCTGGTGTCACCGATGGACCCAAAGTCAGAGTACAAAGTACACATGAACGAAAGCGTAGACTCCGCCGTGATGCAGCTGTTCATCCCCGACGAATTCGTAGACTCTACTTTATCCTTGAAATCGAGCTGCGGCGACGAGTGTCAAATCGCGGTTCACGTTACTGCCGATGATCACCTCGTGGGAACGATCGTGAACTCCACAAATGCAACCATGTTCTTCAAGCCTTATTCGGATGCGTTCCACTTCGTGACACTGCGTTTGCTCTCGGGAGAATCGTCGGACGTGTTCTTGCAATTGATCGACGACTCACCTTCTGACTCGAGTCAGGTGAAGTCAGTGGACCTGATGAGAAAATCCTTGCCAGATTTCTTCCTCTTCGACTATGAGCATCTGCGAGAGAACGCTACGAAACCGTCGGCCTTCAATCTTACTTCGGACACGTTGTCTGTTCTCAGTTTTGAGATTGGTAGAATATATGATGTCGGTGGAACGTTGACTTTGGGAATCAAGCTGGTTGATGAGAAGGAGAAGAGGAACGTTGTTGTGGCTGCGTGTATTTCATTAG GTTACTACTCGAACATCACTGCCGGAGGAGGCTGTGCTCGAATGGAGAACATAACCGCAGCCGACATTTACGTGAACTCAACAGGACCAGCCGCGCTTCACGTCCCGTTTCCAGAACCGGGTATCTGGCACGTGAGCCTGAAAGCGTTCTGCCTGGAGGAGAGTTGCCACTGCATCGAAACTTGTATGAACGAGACCCTTTGCGAgtactgcgactgtatgactccCTGTGACGCCAGAGTGGAGAGCCTAATCTCTTCGTCGCCGTGTATCGAAGGTCGTTGCAATTCGCGAGGAAAATGCATGCACTACATGAGCGGAGGATTCGTGTTCGCCGCGTGTCACTGTTCCGGTGCTTATCGAGGCTTCGACTGCGCGGATGACACTTACGTCCTCAGCAACAGTGACATCATCGTCCGCGTGGCGTTGTTGACCTTTAGCAACCTTGCGTTCATCGGTTCGGTGTATGTCGCGATACGCAGAGAGTACTTCACCGAAGCCATCGTTTACGCAGCGGTGATGTTCTTCTCCACGTTTTATCACGCTTGCGAGGCTGGTGAAGACGTCTACAGCGTGTGCATCATGAGGCTGAGCGTGCTGCAGTTCTGCGACTTCTTCAATGCTCTGTTGTCCATCTGGGTGACGCTGGTGGCGATGGCCTCGTTCGGACCGAAGCTCACCGCTTTTTGTCAAATAACTGGCGCCGTGGTCCTCGCTATGAGCGCTGAGATGGATCGTACGGCGCTATGGGTGTTCCTTCTGCCAGCCATAAGCGGCTCCGCTTTGATTGGACTCTCTTGGGGATTGAGGTGCAAGAGGAGGGGCACTGTTCGGTATCCATTGCGTCCTTATAG AAACATTTATTTTCCGGCTGGTCTCCTTCTAGTCTCTCTCGGCCTGGTCTGCTACGCATTCCTGCAAACGCGAAAGAATTACTACATCATTCACAGTCTGTGGCACGTGTGTGTCGCCATAGGAGTCATATTACTTTTACCTAAGCGGCAGTACATGAAATGA
- the twisted gene encoding protein O-mannosyl-transferase 2, whose product MKDTSDSENVHKIKNERLYKQNSDKEAKKKTDMSWWLLFGIIIILTAGTRFHKVTEPQHVCWDETHFGKMGSWYINRTFFFDVHPPLGKMLIALSGYLTGYDGTFPFEKPGDKYEDVKYIGMRIFCTCLGASIVPLSYLIVWDLTKSIQAAVFSALFILFDVGLLTLNQYILLDPILLCFMMCATWGMARIGSLRDEPFTWKWWGWLSFTGISLACTMSVKFVGLFVVLLVGLHTAFELWRELGDLTKSITYVVKHLVARCMCLILLPILLYMLFFYIHLTVLSKSGSGDGFYSSEFQSLLEGNSLYNATMPRQLAYGATITLKNHRTGGGYLHSHWHLYPEGVGARQQQITTYSHKDDNNLWLIKMFDTDDIPVEPVLVKHGDLVRLEHVITHRNLHSHKEIAPISKKHYQVTGYGENGTGDANDIWKILIVNGKDGDVIETVTSKLKFVHYLHHCVLTCSGKTLPKWAYSQQEVSCNPNMRDKNALWNIEDNNYAKLPNVSFQVYAPGFLNRFLESHAVMLQGNSDLKVKEGEVSSRPWQWPINYRGQFFSGNELRIYLLGNPIIWWSNIIFLILFIILYIHACVRQQRGCVESPAVLEQRNRIVNAGKWLFIGWTLHYVPFWAMSRVLYFHHYFPALLYSSMLTGITLNHVLDSLFILFPNRIGNVFYHSIVAIVISSTVYSFYLFSPLAYGMVGPSSLDPDSPMHSLRWMDTWEF is encoded by the exons atGAAGGATACAAGTGATTCcgaaaatgttcataaaattaaaaatgaacgtTTATACAAGCAAAATTCAGATAAAGAAGCAAAGAAGAAAACAGATAT gagTTGGTGGTTACTGTttggaattattattatattgacAGCAGGAACAAGATTTCATAAAGTTACAGAGCCACAACATGTGTG TTGGGATGAGACTCATTTTGGTAAAATGGGAAGTTGGTACATAAATAGAACATTCTTTTTTGATGTTCATCCTCCACTTGGAAAG atGCTAATAGCATTATCTGGATATTTAACTGGATATGATGGAACATTTCCTTTTGAGAAACCAGGAGATAAATATGAAGATGTAAAATATATTGGTATGAGAATA TTCTGTACGTGTTTAGGTGCATCTATTGTTCCTTTATCTTATCTCATTGTATGGGACTTAACAAAATCCATTCAGGCAGCTGTATTTTCTGCACTATTTATCTTGTTTG ATGTGGGATTGCTAACACTTAATCAGTATATTTTATTGGATCCCATACTGTTATGTTTTATGATGTGTGCTACTTGGGGAATGGCTCGTATTGGCTCCCTTCGTGATGAACCATTTACTTGGAAATGGTGGGGTTGGTTATCATTTACAGGAATTTCGCTTGCATGTACAATGAGTGTGAAATTTGTTGGTTTGTTTGTTGTGCTTCTGGTTGGACTTCATACAGCTTTTGAATTATGGAGGGAATTAGGAGACCTTACAAAATCTATT aCATATGTAGTAAAACATTTAGTTGCACGATGTATGTGTCTCATTTTGTTGccaatattattatacatgttatttttttatatacatcTCACTGTTTTAAGTAAAAG tggAAGTGGAGATGGATTTTATAGTTCTGAATTTCAATCTTTATTGGAAGGAAATTCATTGTACAATGCAACTATGCCACGTCAACTAGCTTATGGAGCTACAATTACCTTAAAAAATCACCGTACTGGTGGAGGATATTTACATTCCCACTGGCACCTTTATCCTGAAGGTGTTGGAGCTCGACAGCAACAG ATTACAACTTATTCACATAAAGACGACAATAACTTATGGTTGATAAAAATGTTTGATACTGATGATATTCCAGTTGAACCTGTATTAGTAAAACATGGTGATCTCGTACGTTTGGAACATGTTATTACACACCGCAATTTACATTCACATAAAGAGATTGCACCTATTTCTAAAAAACACTATCAAGTTACTGGATATGGTGAA aaTGGGACTGGTGATGCTAATGACATATGGAAAATCTTAATAGTGAACGGTAAAGATGGTGATGTGATCGAAACAGTAACAAGTAAATTAAAATTCGTACACTATTTGCATCATTGCGTGCTGACATGTAGCGGTAAAACATTGCCTAAGTG GGCATATAGTCAACAAGAGGTTTCCTGTAATCCAAATATGAGGGATAAGAATGCATTATggaatattgaagataataattaTGCAAAGT TACCAAACGTTAGTTTCCAAGTGTATGCACCAGGGTTTCTAAACAGATTTTTGGAGTCACATGCAGTTATGTTACAAGGAAATTCAGATTTGAAAGTAAAGGAAGGAGAAGTATCATCACGCCCTTGGCAATGGCCTATTAATTATAGA GGTCAATTTTTTTCTGGCAATGAATTAAGAATATATTTACTTGGCAATCCCATTATATGGTGGAGTAATATCATATTCttaatactttttattatattatatattcacgCCTGCGTTCGACAACAGCGCGGTTGCGTAGAAAGCCCTGCTGTCCTTGAACAAAGGAATAGGATAGTAAATGCAGGGAAATGGCTGTTTATTGGTTGGACATTGCATTATGTACCATTTTGGGCAATGAGTAGAGTCTTATATTTCCACCATTATTTCCCGGCTTTATTGTACAGTTCAATGTTAACAGGAATAACTCTGAATCATGTTCTtgatagtttatttattttatttccaaatAGAATTGGAAATGTTTTTTATCATAGCATAGTGGCTATTGTTATTTCAAGTACTGTATATAG tttttatttattttctcctTTGGCTTATGGTATGGTAGGCCCCTCTTCATTAGACCCAGATAGCCCAATGCATTCTTTAAGATGGATGGATACTTGGGAATTCTAA